The window AGGGGCCCGTCGGCGGCCGGGACGGCGGCGCGCACCTCGGCGGGCGGGCCGACCAGCACCAGGCCGGGCCCGTCGTCCGGCGTCCCGGCGACCCGGACGGCGGTCGCCTGCACGAGCGCGGCGCCGGCCGGGGCCGGGTCGAGGTCGCCGGCCAGGGCGCCCACCGCCGACGTCACCGCCTCGGGGACGGCGCCGGCGAGAGCGACGAGGAAGGCCGGGTCGAGCGTCCCGCCGGCCGCCGGCACGCCTCCGACCACCACCTCCAGGCGGACCTGGGCCTCCTCGGCCAGCTTGGCCGCCATCTTGTCCCGCTTGCCCTGGATGGCGTCCCGCATGAGCTGCATGCCGGGCCGGGTGGCGGTGTCCGGGTCGTCGAAGACCTGGAGGGCCCGCTCCAGGCCGGCCAGCTCCTCGCGCTGGCGGGCCTCCCGTCCGCTCACGCGGCGACCTCGACGAAGCCCTTCTCGGCGCCGTCGCGGGTGTGGCCGAAGTAGCTCTCCCACCGGCCGGCCACCACCAGCGAGGCCTGGTACCCGAGGTCGCCCTCCGGGTAGCGCAGCAGCGGGTTCGAGTCGCAGGCCCAGAACTGCTCGGTGTACGTGCCCTCGATCATCGACGCCACCAGCAGCCGGCGGTGGCGGGGGAGGTCGTCGAAGGCCGGGCCGTCGATCACGGTGACGAGGTCGAGGTCGGCCGGGTCGAGCTTGTCGGTGGTGAAGCTGCCGTCGAGCCACTGGGCCCGCACGGGCACGAGCTCGTCGAGCGCCTCCCGCAGGTCCAGCCAGTACGAGAAGATCGCCGCCCGGGTGGAGGAGCCCTCGAACGCCTCGACGAGCGACGCCCGCACGTCGTCGACGGTGGCCTCGTGGCGCCCGGCCGGGAGCAGGCCGCCGTCGCCGAAGGCGGGGATCGGCATCAGCCCTCGGGGAGGGCCGGGCCGCGGTGGGTGGCGTCCCGGAAGCCGGCCCGGCGGGCGTGGCGCTCGAGGGCCAGCTCGACCAGCCGGTCGACGAGGTCGGCGTAGGTGAGGCCCGACGCCAGCCAGAGCTTCGGGTACATGGAGATCGGCGTGAAGCCGGGGATCGTGTTCACCTCGTTGACGAGGATGCCCCGCCCGCCCTCCTCGTAGAAGAAGTCCACCCGGGCCATCCCCTCGACCCGCAGGGCGCCGGCCGCCGTGGCCGCCATCGCCCGCACCTCGTCGGCCACCGCCGGGTCGAGCGGGGCGGGGACGAGCAGCTGGGCGCCGTCGACGACGTACTTGTCCTCGTAGTCGTAGAAGTCGCGGCTGGGCACGACCTCGCCGGGGACCGACGCCTCGTAGGGGCCGTTGCCGAGGACCGAGCACTCGATCTCCCGCCCGGCGATGCCCTCCTCGACGACGACCCACTCGTCGTAGGCGAAGGCCAGGTCCAGGGCGGCCGCCGCCGCCTCCTCGTCGTCGGCCCTCGACACGCCGACCGAGCTGCCGAGGTTGGCCGGCTTCACGAACACCGGCCAGCCCAGCTCCTCGCCGGCCCGCCGGGCGGCGCCCCGGTCGTCCACGCCCCGGCGCACCGCGAACCAGCGGCCCTGGGGGATGCCGTGCGCGGCGAGGACGGTCTTCGCCATCGCCTTGTCCATGGCCACGGCCGACCCGAGCACGCCCGAGCCGACGTAGGGCACCCCGGCCACCTCGAGCAGGCCCTGGACGGTGCCGTCCTCGCCGAGCGGGCCGTGCAGCAGCGGGAACACGACGACCGGGCCGGTGGCCTCGCCCTCGGCCAGGGCCGGCAGCGGGTCGACGGCCGGCCCGGCGGCGGTCAGCTCGGCCGGCGCCGGCGCGCCGGGCCCGAGCGCGGCCTGGCCCTGCTCGGACACCACCCACTCGCCCTTGCGGGTGATGCCGACGGGCAGGACGTCGTAGCGGGCCGGGTCGAGGGCCCGCAGCACGTGCGCCGCCGACACGCACGACACCTCGTGCTCCGCCGACCGGCCCCCGAACAGCAGGAGCAGGCGGATGCGGCCCGTGGGGTCCTCGGCGGCCATGCCGGCCACTGTAGGCAGCGCCCTCCGCGCACCCGCGGAGCACCCCGGGTACGGTCCCGGTCCCGTGAGGTTGCGAGCGACGGAGGTGGCGGAGGCCGCCGGGGGCGAGCTGGCCGGGCCCGAGGTGGAGGTGGACGGGGCGACCGTCGACTCCCGCGCCGTGCGGGGCGGGGAGCTGTTCGTGCCGGTCGTGGCGGCCAGGGACGGCCACGACTTCGTCCCCGCCGCGCTGGCCGCCGGCGCCGCCGCCTACCTCACGTCCCGGCCGCCGGTGGGCGGCACGGCCGTGGTCGTGGCCGACACGGCCGCCGCCCTGACCCGCCTCGGCGCCGCCGCCCGGGCCCGGCTGCCCGACCGGGTCGTCGGCATCACCGGCTCGGTCGGCAAGACGTCGGTGAAGGACCTGCTGGCCGCCGTCCTCGCTCGCCCGTTCCGCACGGCGGCCAGCCCCCGGTCGTTCAACAACGAGCTGGGCCTGCCCCTCACGCTCCTGAACGCCCCGGCCGACGCCGAGGCCGTCGTCCTCGAGATGGGCGCGAGGGGTCGGGGCCACATCGCCGCGCTGTGCGAGGTGGCCCGGCCGACGGTCGGGGTCGTCACCACCGTCGGCATGGCCCACACCGAGCTGTTCGGGTCGGTGGAGGAGGTGGCGGTGGCCAAGGGCGAGCTGGTCGAGGCCCTGCCGCCGTCGGGCACCGCCGTGCTCAACGCCGACCAGCCGCTGGTGGCGGCCATGGCCGGCCGCACGAGGGCGACCGTCCTGCGCTTCGGGGTGGCCGGCGACGTCCGGGCCGAGCACGTGGAGGTGGGCGACGACCTGCGGGCCCGCTTCACGCTCGTGTCGCCGTGGGGCGCCGTCCCCGTCCGCCTCGCGGCCAGGGGCGAGCACCAGGTGGCGAACGCGCTGGCGGCCGCGGCGGCCGCCGTCGCCGCCGGCGCCACCCTGGACGACGTCGCCGCCGGGCTGTCCGAGGCCGCCGTGTCGGCGTGGCGGATGGAGCTGGTGACGGCGCCTTCGGGGGCGGTGGTGCTGAACGACGCCTACAACGCCAACCCCGTGTCCACGGCCGCCGCCCTGCGGTCCCTGGCCCGGTTGCCGGCCCGCCGGCGGGTGGCCGTCCTCGGCGGGATGGCCGAGCTGGGGGAGGGGTCGGCCGCCGCCCACCGGGAGGTCGGCGACCTGGCCCGGTCCCTCGGCGTGCGCATCGTGGCCGTCGGCGCGCCCGACTACGGCGGCGAGGACGTGCCCGACCTGGCCGCCGCGCTCGCCGCCCTCGGCCCGGTCGGCGAGGGCGACGCCGTGCTCGTGAAGGGCAGCCGGGTCCACGGCCTGGAGCGGCTGGCCGAGACGCTCGTTTCCGGCGGCGCCGGCGCGGGAACGCAAGGGGCGTAGCCGGGCCGGGGCTGGCGGCGGAGGCGCCGGCCCGGCCGAGGCGTCCCCGGCCGCCCTAGCCCGACTGGGTGGGGACGACCGAGCGGATCCAGGCCTCGAGCGCCGACGGGTTGCGGCTCTGGGTCATCACCCACCCGGGGCCGGTGAAGTCGAACACCAGGCCCTCGCCCGACTTGAGGGTGGCCATCATGCCCGTCGCCACCTTGCGCAGCTGGCTGGTGACGGTCGGCCCGAAGGCGACGACGTGGCCGCTGTCGATCGTCACCGACTCCCCCGGGCCGAGCGTGATCGTGTCCAGGGCGCCGTAGCAGGCGAGCACGACGGTGCCGTGGCCCATGGCCCGCACGAGGAACCCGCCCTCGCCGCCGACCAGGTTCTTGAACCCGCCCCACTTGGTGTCGAGCTCGACGCCGGCGGAGGAGGCCAGCCACGAGCCCCGGGTGATCGACATCGGCTGGTCGGGGGTGACGCCGGCGGCGAGCACGTCGCCGGACAGGTGGTGGGCGACGTCCACCCAGCCGCCGGCCGGCGGCGCCGTGTAGGTGGTGATGAACAGGCTCTCGCCGCCGAGGACCGAGCGCTTCAGGCCCTTGAGCAGCCCGCCCTGGGTGCTGGCCTCGACGGCGACCCCGTAGGAGGTCGCCATCATGGCGCCGGACTCGGCCTTCACCTGCTCCCCGGGGTCGAGGCCGACGCGGGCGACGGCGAATGACGGGTTGTGGCGGACGTCGACGTGCACCCGGCGACCGTAACGCGGCCCGGCCGCCCGGTGGCCTCGCCGCACTCGTCCCGGATTCGTCACACGACCGCAACCTCGACTACGGTTCCGTCATCTTCCCGGCCCCGCTGCCGATGGTGACCGGGTCGGGACCAGGGGGCGAGCCGTCCGGCCCGCCGGGGTGTGAGGAGTCGTACGAGTGCGTTGGAGACTGGGGCTGGCCGCCGTCGTGGTCAGCGTGCTGCTGCTGACCGGGTGCACCACCGAGGAGATCATCCACGTGTGGTTCGACCGGTACGGCGCCACCATGCAGGACAAGGAAGACGCCATCGACGTGGCGCGCTGCGAGTCGGGCCTGAACGAGGAGGCCCGCAACGGCGACTACTACGGCCTCTTCCAGCTGAGCAAGACCTACCACGAGGCCAGGGCCAGGAGCCTCGGCTACACGTGGTCGGACATGCTCGACGCCGGCCCGAACTCCCACGTGGCGGCCAGCCTGTGGTCCGAGCAGGGCTGGCGGCCCTGGGCCTGCGCGCCCTAGCCACGGCCCTACCGGCCTCTTAGCCGGCCGGGGGCCTTCGCTTAACCGAGCCCGTCGTTACCTTCGCCGAAGGTCCCGGAGGGCGAACGAGCGAGGGGTGACGCGGTGGCGAGGCAGTGGACGTGGAGGGCGGCGGTGGCCGGCCTCGTGCTCGGGGCGGTGGCGACGGTGGCGCCCGGCTCGGCGTCGGCCGCGGCGGCCGGTCCCCGGTTCGTGGTCCCCGACCGCACGCCCGGCGGCGGCGTGCTGCCCCAGGACGTCGCCACCGGCGACTTCACCGGCGACGGCCGGGCCGACGTCGTCGTCGCCAACCTCGGCCCCGACGCCTTCACCGGCGGCGTGGCCGTGCTGCGCGGCGACGGCGCCGGCAACCTGGCCGACCCCGTCCGCACGAGCGTCGGCATCCAGAACGGCACCCAGGAGGTCGCCCCGGGCGACTTCGACGAGGACGGCAAGCTCGACGCCGCCGTCGTCACCGGCACGACCGGCGGGGCCGGCCCCATCCGCATCCTCCTCGGCACCGGCACGGGCACGTTCACGCTCGGCCAGACACTCCTGGCCGGCGACGGCCACATCGAGGTCGCCGACTTCACCGGCGACGGCCACCTCGACCTCGTCTTCCTCTACGAGGGCGGCGCCGCGACGGTGAAGCTGTTCACCGGCCTCGGCACCGGCCGGTTCTCCGCCGCCGTCGACCTGCCCCGCTCGTGGGACGCCTACGACCTCGAGGTCGCGGACGTGAACGGCGACGGCCGGCCCGACCTGGTCGGCGCGGCCGGCGGCCCCATCTGGTCCATGCTCAACCAGGGCGGCGGCGCCTTCTCCGAGCAGGTGTTCGACATGGGCAGCGGCCTGTCCGGCATGGAGCTGGCGGTCGCCGACCTCAACGGCGACGCCGTGCCCGACCTCGCCCTCGCCACCGGCTCGAACGGCGACGTGCAGATCGGCCTCGGCCGGGGCGACGGCACCTTCGCCGCCGGCCCCACCTACCAGGACGTCTCCTTCGCCACCGGCTCGATCGCCGCCGGCGACTGGACCGGCGACGGCGTCGCCGACCTCGTCGTCAACAACGACTACGCCGAGGAGAGCAACATCGTCGTCCTGCTGCGGGGCAACGGCGACGGCACCTTCGGCGGCAGCACCTACTGGACGACCGGCAACGACGACCCGACGCCGGTCCACCTCGACGGCGACGGCCGGCTCGACCTCGTCGCCTTCTCGTCCGACCCCGGCCTCGTCTACGCCACGCTGAACGCCGGCAACGGGAAGCTCAAGGCCCCGCAGTCGACGGTCACGACCGCCCTCGGTGCCCCCGAGACCGGCGACGTCAACAACGACGGCCTCGCCGACGTCGTCACCCTGAGCTCGCGCATCGCCGCCCACCTCGGGCGGGGCGCCGGGCGGTTCACGTCGGTCGTCGGCACCAACGGCGTGTCCGAGGGCGTCGGCCAGATCCGCCTCGCCGACCTGAACGAGGACGGCAGGCTCGACGTGGTCGCCGGCCTGACCCACATCGGCCCGCTGCCCAACAACCTGGCCGTCTTCACCGGCAACGGCGCCGGCGGGTTCTCCGGCCCGACCCGGCTCGCCACCGGCGACTGGAACGCCAGCAACGAGTCCGTGGCGGTCGGCGACGTGAACGGCGACGGCCACGTCGACATCGTCGGCCGCACCAACACCCAGGTCGCCGTCCTGCGGGGCAACGGCAACGGCACCTTCCAGGCGCCCCTGCTGTCCGGCGTGGCCGCCTTCTCCCAGTACGGGACCCACCTCCTCGAGGTGACCGGCGACGGCGTCGTCGACCTCGTCCACATCGTGAAGACCGGCGGCCCGGACTTCGGCAACGGCTACATCCGGGTCCTGCGGGGCAACGGCGACGGCACGTTCACGTCGGTCCAGACGCTCGGCTTCGACGGCAACCCGTCCACCCCCGGGCTCGTCGCCGACCTGAACGGCGACGGCCGCCTCGACGTGGTGGCCAGCGGCACGAGGGGCTCGAACGGCGGCCGCAGCGGCATCCGGGTGAGCCTCGCCACCGGCACCGCCCTCGGGCCGATCACCTTCTACCCGTACCCGCCCTTCCCGATGGGGGACATCGACGCCGCCGACTTCGACGGCGACGGCGACCTCGACGTCGTCGGCGGCGGGTTCGCCTCGCTCGCCGTCGCCGTCAACGACGGGACCGGCACGTTCACCGGCCCGGTCGAGCTCATCGCCACCTCGTCCACCGCCAGGGTCGTCGCCGACTTCACCGGCGACGGGCGCCCGGACGTGTTCTCGATCAACCCGACCGACCGCGGCCTCTACAGCGTCTACGTGAACCGGGCCCGCTGAGCGGGCGGCGGCCCGCGGCGCCGTAGGGTGGCGCCGTGGACCGTCCCACGGTGCTCGCGGCCGTCGACGTCGGGACCAACTCGTTCCACCTGCTCGTCGCCAGGGTGGCGGGCACGGGCCGGTTCGAGGTCCTCGCCAGGGAGAAGGAGGTCGTCCGGCTCGGCTCCGGGTCGGGCGACATGAAGCGCCTCGCCCCGGACGCCGTCGACCGGGGCGTCGCCGCCCTCGCCCGCTTCCGCCAGGTCGCCGAGATCTTCGGCGCCGACCTGCGGGCCGTCGCCACGAGCGCCGTGCGGGAGGCCGAGAACCGGGCCGACTTCCTCCGCCGGGCCCGCGACGAGGCCGGCGTGGACGTGGACGTCGTGTCCGGCGTGGAGGAGGCCCGCCTCATCCACCTCGGCGTCCTCCAGGCCCTGCCCGTGTTCGACCGCCGCCTGGTGCTCGTCGACATCGGCGGCGGCAGCACGGAGGTCGTCGTCGGCCAGCAGGGCGAGGTGCTCGAGGCCCGCAGCCTGAAGCTCGGCGCCATCCGCCTGACCGACCGGTTCTTCGCCGAGGAGCCGGTGCGGCGCAAGGCCGTCGACGAGTGCCGCCGCTACGTCCGCTCGATGGTGATCGGCGTGGCGCGCGAGGTCGGCCGGCTCGGCTTCGAGGTCGCGGCCGGCAGCTCGGGCACGATCCTCAACGTCGCCGAGATGGTGCAGGCCCGCCGGGGCGGCCCGCCGCTGCGCTCGGTCAGCGGGGCGACGATCACGAGGGCCGAGCTCGACGCCGTCGTCGCCTCGCTCGTCAAGGCGCACACGGCGAAGGACCGGCTGAAGGTGCCCGGCCTCGACCCCCGCAGGGCCGACATCATCCTCGGCGGGGCCGTCCTGCTCGAGCAGGTCTTCGCCGAGCTCGGCATCACCGAGATGGTCGTGGCCGACTCCGCCCTCCGCGAGGGCATCCTCCTCGACACCATCCAGCGCCGCCAGGACGAGGGGCTCCACCACCTGCGCGACCTGCGCGAGCGCAGCGTCCGCCACCTGGCCGACATCTACCCGGAGGAGCGGGAGCACGGCGAGCACAGCGCCGAGCTCGCCCTCCAGCTCTACGAGGGGCTGGCCGACCGGCACCGCCTCCCCGAGGTGTGCGAGGAGTGGCTGGAGGCGGCCGCGCTGCTCGCCAACGTGGGGCTGTTCATCGCCCACAGCCGCCACCACCTGCACGCCTACTACATCATCCGCAACGCCGAGCACCTGACCGGGTTCACCGACTCCGAGGTCGAGGTCATCGCCCAGGTCGCCCGGTACCACCGCAAGAGCGCGCCCAAGCCCAGCCACCACGAGTTCGCCGCCCTCGACGCCGAGGACCAGCACGTCGTGCGGGTGCTGGCCGGCATCCTGCGCATCGCCATCGCCCTCGACCGGAGCCACGCCGGCGTGGTGCGGGGGGTGTCGGTGGCCCGCTCGGGCCGCCGGGTGGCGATCCACCTGAAGGTCGACGGCGACGCCGGGCTCGAGGTGTACACGGCCGAGCAGCGGGCCGGCCTGCTCGAGGACGCGCTCGGCGTGCGCGTGCGCTTCGTGGTCGACGAGTGAGGTCGCCCGACCGCCGCTAGGTCGGGATGACCTTCACGAAGCGGGCCACGGACGGCACGCCGTCTCCATTCAGCAGGAAGAGCATGTACCAGCCCGCCGGGGCGGACCCGCCCACCGGCGCGGTCGCGGTGATGGCGCCCGGCGCCGACGTGAACTTCAGGTCCACGTGGCGCTGGTTCATGTCGAGGGCGTGGGTGGTGGCCGCCGGCCGCACGAGCACGGCCCTCGTGATCGTGTCCGGCGTGGACACCGTGAACTGCTGCCCCCACGCCACCTCGGCGGGCGCGTCGGTGATCGTCGGCCTCGCCCCGCGGAACAGGTACGGGGGCGAGTACACCTCGAGGCGGGGGCCGCCGCCGCCCCTGGTGGTGTCGCCGGCCGACAGCACGCGGCCGTCGGGGAGGAGCACGGCCGTCGAGTGGTAGCGCCGGGCCTCGGCCTGGGTGGCCATCGGCTGCCACGTGTCCGACGACGACGAGTACCGGAGGGTCTGGCGCGTCGGTCCGACGGCGTTGCCGCCGCCGACGAGGAGCACGGCGCCGTCCGGGAGGATGGCGGCGTTGGACCACGCCCTCGGCTCGGGCAGCGACGCCCTCGACCGCCACTGGCCCGACGGGTGGGTCGAGTCGTACCACTCGCAGCTCGCGGTCGGCCCGCCGGCCGACGACGAGCGGGTGCCGTTGCCGCCGATCACCATGATCTCGTGGGGGAGCCCCTCGGCGTTCGGCATGATGACGCACGGGCCGTTGTGGTGGCGCTCGTTCATCCGCCGGATCGAGGTGCGGGACCAGTCGCTCGGGTCGATGATCGCCGCGTCCCTCGGCTCGGGGCCGGTGACGACCACCCGGCCGTCGGGGAGCACGTGCTGCTTCGGGTACAGCTCGAACGCCTTGGACAGCACCCGGGTGACGGTGCCGCCGTCGTACAGGTCGACGGCGCCGTTGATGGTGCGGCCGTCCTCGAGCATGCCGCTCGTGATGATCGCCCGGCCGTCGGCCAGGGTGGTCACCGTCGGGTACCAGCGGCCGCCCCGCATGTCCGGCCAGTGCGTCCACTCCAGGGTGACGGGGTCGAAGGTGACGACGTGCTTGGCGCCCCTCGGGTTCACGCCCTCGCGGCCGCCGGCGAACAGCACGCTGCCGTCGCCGAGGACCGCCTGCCCGGCGCAGAACACGTCGACGGGCGGGTCGCAGCGCAGCGAGGAGCCGCCGACCGGGTCCCACACGCAGGCGTCGGGGCCGCGGAGGAGGAGGACCCAGCCGGTGTGGAGCACGACCGTGTGGACGGCCGTGACCCGGAATGGCGGCAGCCAGGACGCGCTCCACTGGCCGACCAGCGCGGGGTCCCCGGAGGGCGGCGGGTCGACGAGGCCGGTGCGGACGGCCTGCTGGGTCTCGAGCTCGCAGGCCCACTCGTCGACGGTGTCGCCGGCGGCCCAGGCGCGGTCGCCGATGAGCCAGCGCGCGTGCACGGCGGCGACGCCCACGCCCATCCTGGCCAGCAGCTGCCGGCGGCTCAGCCGGCGCCCCTCGTCCCGACGCGAACGGTCGCCCGGGTCCTCCATCGTCTCGCCTCCCGCTGGGCTCCCTCCAGCGATCGCCATAGTGCCACGCGACCACTGTGCGTAAACAGAAGAACCCGAAGAATCACGGATCGCGGTACCGCAGCCACGAAAACGCCGGGCCTAGGGTGGCCCCATGCGGGCTGCGGGCCGGTGCCGGGTCGTCGTCGTGGCGGCCGTGCTGGCCGCGTGCACGGGGTGCACGGGGTCGGCGGGGGAGGGCGACGACGCCGGCGAGGCCGCCACGTCGACCACGACGGCGCCGGCCGTGGTCGCCGACCTCGAGGTGCCCGACGCCGACCACTGCGACCCCCTCGACCCGGCCCACTGCCTGCTGCCGTTCCCGAGCTCGCGCTTCGAGGCGCCCGACGACGGCGCCGACACCGGCGTCCGCCTCGCCAACCCCGAGGCGGCCAAGCCGGCCAACGCCGGCGGCACCCCCGTCGACCCGGCGGCGTGGGCCGGCAACGACGGGTGGAGCCCGTCGACGCCGATCCTCGCCGTCGTGCCCGGCGTCGACCTGGAGGCGAGCGGTGCCGCCCCGGTCACCGACGTCGCCGCGTCGCTCGACGAGGACGCCCCGATCGTGCTCGTGGACGCCGACACCGGCGAGCGGTGGCCGTACTGGGCCGAGGTCGACGTGGCCACGGCCGGCACGGCCACGCCCGTCGTCACCGTCCACCCGGCCGTCGCCCTCGCCGAGGGCCACCGGTTCGTGGTCGGCCTGCGGGGCCTGGTCGACGGCGACGGCGAGGCGATCGCGCCCGGCGAGGTGTTCGCCGCCTACCGGGACGGCACGGCCACCGACGTGCCCGAGGTCGAGGACCGCCGCCCGGCCATGGAGGAGGTGTTCGCCGCGCTGGCCGACGCGGGGGTCGAGCGCGACGACCTGTCCCTCGCCTGGGACTTCACCGTCGCCAGCGCCCGCAACCTCTCCGAGCGGCTGCTGCACATGCGGGACGACGCGCTCGCCTCCTTCGGCGACGGCGGGGCGCCGCCGTTCACGGTCACCGCCGTCGAGCCGGCGCCCGGCCCGGGCGTGGCCCGCCGGGTGACGGGGACCTTCGACGTGCCCCTGTACCTCGACGGCGACGGGGCCAGCGGGTCCCGCATGGTGCTCGGCGACGACGGCCTGCCCGAGCGCCAGGGCGACTACCCGGCCCGGTTCGTGTGCCTCGTCCCCGACGCCGCGCTCGCGGCGCCCGGCCAGCCGGTCGTGTACGGGCACGGGCTGCTCGGGTCGGCGGAGGAGGTCGACTCGTACGGGGAGCTGGCCGACGAGGGCGACCTCGTCCTCTGCGCCACCGACTGGATCGGCATGTCCGGGGAGGACCTCGGCACCGTGGCCGGGATCCTGGCCGACCTGTCCCGCTTCCCGACCCTGGCCGACCGCAC of the Acidimicrobiales bacterium genome contains:
- the murF gene encoding UDP-N-acetylmuramoyl-tripeptide--D-alanyl-D-alanine ligase, translating into MRLRATEVAEAAGGELAGPEVEVDGATVDSRAVRGGELFVPVVAARDGHDFVPAALAAGAAAYLTSRPPVGGTAVVVADTAAALTRLGAAARARLPDRVVGITGSVGKTSVKDLLAAVLARPFRTAASPRSFNNELGLPLTLLNAPADAEAVVLEMGARGRGHIAALCEVARPTVGVVTTVGMAHTELFGSVEEVAVAKGELVEALPPSGTAVLNADQPLVAAMAGRTRATVLRFGVAGDVRAEHVEVGDDLRARFTLVSPWGAVPVRLAARGEHQVANALAAAAAAVAAGATLDDVAAGLSEAAVSAWRMELVTAPSGAVVLNDAYNANPVSTAAALRSLARLPARRRVAVLGGMAELGEGSAAAHREVGDLARSLGVRIVAVGAPDYGGEDVPDLAAALAALGPVGEGDAVLVKGSRVHGLERLAETLVSGGAGAGTQGA
- a CDS encoding TIGR00266 family protein; its protein translation is MHVDVRHNPSFAVARVGLDPGEQVKAESGAMMATSYGVAVEASTQGGLLKGLKRSVLGGESLFITTYTAPPAGGWVDVAHHLSGDVLAAGVTPDQPMSITRGSWLASSAGVELDTKWGGFKNLVGGEGGFLVRAMGHGTVVLACYGALDTITLGPGESVTIDSGHVVAFGPTVTSQLRKVATGMMATLKSGEGLVFDFTGPGWVMTQSRNPSALEAWIRSVVPTQSG
- a CDS encoding Ppx/GppA phosphatase family protein; translation: MDRPTVLAAVDVGTNSFHLLVARVAGTGRFEVLAREKEVVRLGSGSGDMKRLAPDAVDRGVAALARFRQVAEIFGADLRAVATSAVREAENRADFLRRARDEAGVDVDVVSGVEEARLIHLGVLQALPVFDRRLVLVDIGGGSTEVVVGQQGEVLEARSLKLGAIRLTDRFFAEEPVRRKAVDECRRYVRSMVIGVAREVGRLGFEVAAGSSGTILNVAEMVQARRGGPPLRSVSGATITRAELDAVVASLVKAHTAKDRLKVPGLDPRRADIILGGAVLLEQVFAELGITEMVVADSALREGILLDTIQRRQDEGLHHLRDLRERSVRHLADIYPEEREHGEHSAELALQLYEGLADRHRLPEVCEEWLEAAALLANVGLFIAHSRHHLHAYYIIRNAEHLTGFTDSEVEVIAQVARYHRKSAPKPSHHEFAALDAEDQHVVRVLAGILRIAIALDRSHAGVVRGVSVARSGRRVAIHLKVDGDAGLEVYTAEQRAGLLEDALGVRVRFVVDE
- a CDS encoding VCBS repeat-containing protein encodes the protein MARQWTWRAAVAGLVLGAVATVAPGSASAAAAGPRFVVPDRTPGGGVLPQDVATGDFTGDGRADVVVANLGPDAFTGGVAVLRGDGAGNLADPVRTSVGIQNGTQEVAPGDFDEDGKLDAAVVTGTTGGAGPIRILLGTGTGTFTLGQTLLAGDGHIEVADFTGDGHLDLVFLYEGGAATVKLFTGLGTGRFSAAVDLPRSWDAYDLEVADVNGDGRPDLVGAAGGPIWSMLNQGGGAFSEQVFDMGSGLSGMELAVADLNGDAVPDLALATGSNGDVQIGLGRGDGTFAAGPTYQDVSFATGSIAAGDWTGDGVADLVVNNDYAEESNIVVLLRGNGDGTFGGSTYWTTGNDDPTPVHLDGDGRLDLVAFSSDPGLVYATLNAGNGKLKAPQSTVTTALGAPETGDVNNDGLADVVTLSSRIAAHLGRGAGRFTSVVGTNGVSEGVGQIRLADLNEDGRLDVVAGLTHIGPLPNNLAVFTGNGAGGFSGPTRLATGDWNASNESVAVGDVNGDGHVDIVGRTNTQVAVLRGNGNGTFQAPLLSGVAAFSQYGTHLLEVTGDGVVDLVHIVKTGGPDFGNGYIRVLRGNGDGTFTSVQTLGFDGNPSTPGLVADLNGDGRLDVVASGTRGSNGGRSGIRVSLATGTALGPITFYPYPPFPMGDIDAADFDGDGDLDVVGGGFASLAVAVNDGTGTFTGPVELIATSSTARVVADFTGDGRPDVFSINPTDRGLYSVYVNRAR
- a CDS encoding galactose oxidase-like domain-containing protein; protein product: MEDPGDRSRRDEGRRLSRRQLLARMGVGVAAVHARWLIGDRAWAAGDTVDEWACELETQQAVRTGLVDPPPSGDPALVGQWSASWLPPFRVTAVHTVVLHTGWVLLLRGPDACVWDPVGGSSLRCDPPVDVFCAGQAVLGDGSVLFAGGREGVNPRGAKHVVTFDPVTLEWTHWPDMRGGRWYPTVTTLADGRAIITSGMLEDGRTINGAVDLYDGGTVTRVLSKAFELYPKQHVLPDGRVVVTGPEPRDAAIIDPSDWSRTSIRRMNERHHNGPCVIMPNAEGLPHEIMVIGGNGTRSSSAGGPTASCEWYDSTHPSGQWRSRASLPEPRAWSNAAILPDGAVLLVGGGNAVGPTRQTLRYSSSSDTWQPMATQAEARRYHSTAVLLPDGRVLSAGDTTRGGGGPRLEVYSPPYLFRGARPTITDAPAEVAWGQQFTVSTPDTITRAVLVRPAATTHALDMNQRHVDLKFTSAPGAITATAPVGGSAPAGWYMLFLLNGDGVPSVARFVKVIPT
- a CDS encoding D-alanine--D-alanine ligase family protein, translated to MAAEDPTGRIRLLLLFGGRSAEHEVSCVSAAHVLRALDPARYDVLPVGITRKGEWVVSEQGQAALGPGAPAPAELTAAGPAVDPLPALAEGEATGPVVVFPLLHGPLGEDGTVQGLLEVAGVPYVGSGVLGSAVAMDKAMAKTVLAAHGIPQGRWFAVRRGVDDRGAARRAGEELGWPVFVKPANLGSSVGVSRADDEEAAAAALDLAFAYDEWVVVEEGIAGREIECSVLGNGPYEASVPGEVVPSRDFYDYEDKYVVDGAQLLVPAPLDPAVADEVRAMAATAAGALRVEGMARVDFFYEEGGRGILVNEVNTIPGFTPISMYPKLWLASGLTYADLVDRLVELALERHARRAGFRDATHRGPALPEG